From the genome of Tachypleus tridentatus isolate NWPU-2018 chromosome 6, ASM421037v1, whole genome shotgun sequence:
TGAGAATGGAACCTGAGACCTCTAAATTATGGGGTAACTGCACTAATAATTAAACATGAGATCACCCAATCATGAAGTTACTCCATGGATAACAAGGCCATAGCAGACCAAAgacaaataaaacttgaatttttaaaagaaaatattaagaatttaAGCAATCATAATGTTTCAATTACTTGGACAACTGGAATAAATGAAAATAGTAATTATTGGAAACATTAGTCTTCATTAACCAATTATTTTATGGGACACTGCAAAGTATAATCTTGGCTATAAGGTAATTAATATAGGGTCTAGTTGTGTATCGGCTAAATATCATAGTGCAGTGTCATGGGGCACTACATAGTATAATCTTGGCTATAAGATAATTAAGTTAGGGGCTAGTTGTGTATTAGTTAGAACATAGTGATGTGTCTTGTACCAGTTAAAGCTGTTGTAGTGATGTCTTGTATCAGTTAAAGCTGTTGTAGTGATGTGTCTTGTGTCGGTTTAAGCTGTTGTAGTGATGTGTCTTGTGTCGGTTTAAGCTGTTGTAGTGATGTGTCGTGTGTCAGTTAATATCCAGTAACAAACACAatccattttatttataatgtaatacattacTGTGCACTTTAATTCATTTCTGTTCCTGTAGATCATCAAAACATGCTAATGATAGCTACCAATACCTAGAGAAATGTTCTCTTCCTACAATGTATTTTCAAGCCAGTCTACCACGGCTTCCCATACCTGAACTGGAAAAGACTTGTGAACGATACCTGACAGCTTTAAAACCTATCATTTCACAAGACCAGATGAAAAAGACAGAAGAAATTGTGAACAGGTTCAGAAGTGGAGAAGGAAAGGGtaggtaaattaatattaattctaaaCCCTCAATAAACATTGCGTAGTATGCTAGTAAATAGTAgagtattttcattaaaacaagttCATGTCTCTGGCACAAATAAAGCAGAAGTAAAGTGTTATAGTTTCACCAGAATTTCATTTTACAAACCAGAATTTATATTTTAGCTGTAAGTGTTACAAAATGAATTCAAGAGTTAATTAATAATGGGTCAAGTCTTTCATCATGTTTCAAGTCTCTTTTGTGTTTTATGCAATACTATTCACTATTGAATGATAAACCTAACTTTGTTTCTCAATTCAAAAACTGACAAGTGCTAGAAGatatacaataattttctttattttggtagATGGAGAAACCTGGTCTAAAGTTATGGTGATATGTATGTAGCTACCTTTTCAGAGCTAAAGGACTGAGATATAGTAGTTTGTTTAAACTTCTTTTTATCAGATTACTCTAGACTTATACTGTTTAAAGACTCCACATTGGAGGAATCCAACAAAAGCGATGCATCAGGAGAAGGTTAGTGCAGTATAACAAGTTTTGCTGGACTTAAAGCCTTCTGTAGTTAAAAGAAATTACTGGAGATTATTGATAATGAAGATAAATGAAGTGTAGGACATTGAAAATACTGATGATGAACAAGCCACTGAagatgaaagaaaacaatgtaGAACAGATGATAAAGAACACTGTTATCAAGAAGGAGGACAGGAGGGCTGTAGAAGGTACTGAAGAAAATGATGTGGGCTGAGATCTTGACTAGTGAAACCTACATGGATGATAGTGAAAGACAGGAGGGCTGTAGAAGGTACTGAAGATAAAAATATGGGCTGAGATGTTGACCAGTGAAAGTTACATGGATCATGATGAAGGACAGGAAGGCTGTAGAAGGTACTGAAGATAATGATATGGGCTGAGATGTTGACCAGTGAAACCTACACTACAACCAGTATATTCAGATCAGTAGGATGGTTAAACTTGTATTAATGGAACAACACTATAACTAGCATATTCAGATCACTACAACCAGTGTGTTCAGAGCAAataaaagagataattatttacaGATCCCTGTATTTTATTCCAACTTTTCTGGACTTGTGTGGACCCTGTTTGTTCTAGTCAATTCAGCAAGACAAATCATTTGAACCTAACTGTAATACCAGTATGTAGTTTACtagttaatattattgtttcttgtttgtaGTTCTTCATGATGAATTAGTTGCCTTGGACAAACAACATCGATACACAAGCTATATTTCAGGTAAGACGTATTTGATCAATTTAATTATCTGCTACATGAAGAACATTGGTTTCAATGTTCGTAACATGTTAACGGTGTCAAAAAGgtcataatgtttattatatatacatcttAATGTTGTTAACAGTGTCAAAAAGGTCAGTGTTTTATTGTATGTACATCTTAATGTTATTAACAGTGTGAAAAAGTTCATAGTGTTTATCATGTGTACATGTTAATATTGTCAACAGTGTCAAAAGGGTCAGTGTTTATTGTATGTTCATCTTAATGTTGTTAATAGTGTCAAAAAGGTAAGTGTTTATCATATGTACACGTTAGTATTGTTAACAGTGTCAAGAAGGTCGTAGTGTTTATCATGTACATCTTAATGTTATTAACAGTGTGAAAAAGTTTATAGTGTCTATCATACGTACATCATAATGTTGTTACCAGTGTTACAAAGGTCACAGTGTTTATCACATGTACATTTTAATGTTGTTAACAGTGTTAAAGAGGTCAGTGTTTATTGTATGTACATTTTAATGTTGTTAACAATGTCAAAAAGGTTGCAGTGTTTGTCATATGTACATTTTAATGATGTTAACAGTGTCAGAAAAGTCTGTTTGTTGTATGTACATCTTAATGATGTTAACAGTGTCAGAAAAGTCTGTTTATTGAATGTACATGTTAATGTTGTTAACAGTGTCTAAAAGGTCATAATGTTTATCATATGTACACTGAGTGTTAGAAGTGGTCTGAAGTGTAGTCAAGGCTCTCATGATAGGAATACAAACACAGAACCTAAAGGTTTAACTGGTCAAGATTACTACATGTCGAAAAGTGTTTGAAATGGAGCTATTTGCATGTCCCAAAAGATGGTTTGTGAAATTGATTTTGCATGTTATATCATAACTTTGTGAACTGTTATTAATGTAAGATGTACATCATATCCTTGTTGATGATATGAAAATATAATGTACTgtacaccaaatttattcaaaatctaggtacaaaactgaagtccatacaaTATAAAAAACTACTCTgacaaacaaaccaacattatgtataaaatacaatgcaacaactatcATGAGTTCTGTATTGGAGacacaagcagaaaaatggaaactggattcaaagaacacaaaaaaacatcttcacatgtttttgaacactgcatatcaaataaacacaacataaccatagaaaacagctagatactaagtatggaaacaaatataaacaaattcaaaattaaagaagccctacttatacaacaactaaaaccaatgtaaaggaacatctttgtacctacactaattaataacctgtcATCTAACTGCAATCCTGTACCTGTTTACACTTTTGATCCTAAGACGTGACCAGCAGCAGTCTATTGCAAAttctcttttttaacctgaagattacctaagaatgtcaaacattgttctctactttattttaataaaagttttaatatccataccagttgtcttgagaTAAATGTGTAGTGAACatgtaaaataaactgaaacatttgAACAGAGACTTGATGTTAAGCTGACCTATAAAATAGGGCTGTTTGTCTCATGTGAGCTTTTTCTCCAAAGTTATTTGATAAATATGACATCCTGGTTTATATATTGACTTAGATGTTTTTCTGGCTTTTAAGGTCCATGGTTTGAGATGTATCTCAAATCAAGACTTCCACTTGTCATTAATTTCAATCCCTTCATGGCCTTCAAAGATGACCCAAAACATGAATATAACCATCaagtaagtgaaataaataaacttagtaacaGTAACTCTAGACTGACAACAGAGGAACTTAAAGTTGAAATTCTTGAACTGTTTCTAATTAAATCTTATTgaatcattttcttttgtttcatgaatTTTCTGAAAGTCTTTTGTATTAGAAGTTTCATTCTTCAAGTTTATAACATTCTATGTTtgacaaaaaacttaaaatatttattagctaagaaaaaaagaagtgaaggaagaacattataaatatagaaatacaaaGTGTTTTTAACCAACCCTAaagttataaatgtaatttataccAGGTTTATCTTGtcatataatgaaaaaatataagaaacaaacagatatattTCTGATGGACATAGTTAACCAGACTATTAGTACAGTTGaagataaaattgatttaatggaaaatgttgttatatattaaatattgaataaatgtcAAACAGCTTACATAGAACAGAcaagaagaaattttaaattcataatgaatgaacacacacacaaaaaaactaaacatGGAATTCAGTgggtaaaactgttattttagcaCAACATGGAAATTAGTATAAGTATACCTGAATCTattgagataattaaatataaaaaaagtaaagtaaataggATGATGGACCTGATAGAAATGGTGTCAGTAGATGTCATGTAAGTTTTTAACATGCAAACTGGTCTTTTGATAAGTGTATAAATAAGggttatatttacaaaacattacacTCTTGATGGTGAAgtattaatatatgtttgaatttgtaaagtatatgagattgttttctaatttcgttagatattttactcattttttaTCCTATATagtatgttatttgtattttattgtaatcttaAGACTGAACTGTCTTGTGTTTAgaattgtgtataaaataattgttgtttttgaactgAGTTCTTAACATGTGATCTTTTAatggaaactttatttttattttatttttcaatcttaaaattttaatagtTGATAAATTATCAAATGTTCAAGTGTTATCAACAATTCTAATTCGTATAACCAGAAATCTGGTAAATAATGCTGATAAAATAGAATTCATTTCAATATCTTCAAAAAGAAATGTTTCTATAATCACATTTGAGAATACATATGTACTTACCTTCTCTCTTACTTCAGCTTGTAAGAGCAACCAATATGTTGGTGTCATCATTAAGATTTTTCAAGTCGCTGAAGGAAAACCTTCTTAAACCTGAAGTATTCCACTTGAACCCGACAAAGAGTGATACTGAGAAATTTTTGAAGTTCATCAGGTAATACAGGGGAAGCTAACAGAACATTTGTGTGTGTAAACAGAAAGTCGACTTATACTCCAGTAATTTGTCTAAAGAAGCTAACAAAACAGTTGTGTGTGTAAACAGTAAGTTGACTAGTACTCCAGTAATTTGTCTAAAGAAGCTAACAAAACAGTTGTGTGTGTAAACAGTAAGTTGACTAGTACTCCAGTAATTTGTCTAAAGAAGctaacaaaatatttgtgtatgtaaACAGTAAGTTGACTAGTACTCCAGTAATTTGTCTAAAGAAGCTAACAAAACAGTTGTGTGTGTAAACAATAAGTTGACCAGTACTCCAGTAATTTGTCTAAAGAAGCTAACAAAACATTTGTGTATGTAAACAGTAAGTTGACCAGTACTCCAGTAATTTGTCTAAAGAAGCTAACAAAACATTTGTGTATGTAAACAGTAAGTTGACCAGTACTCCAGTAATTTGTCTAAAGAAGCTAACAAAACAGTTGTGTGTGTAAACAGTAAGTTGACTAGTACTCCAGTAATTTGTCTAAAGAAGCTAACAAAACATTTGTGTATGTAAACAGTAAGTTGACCAGTACTCCAGTAATTTGTCTAAAGAAGCTAACAAAACAGTTGTGTGTGTAAACAATAAGTTGACCAGTACTCCAGTAATTTGTCTAAAGAAGCTAACAAAACAGTTGTGTGTGTAAACAGTAAGTTGACTAGTACTCCAGTAATTTGTTTAAAGAAGCTAACAAAACATTTGTGTATGTAAACAGTAAGTTGACCAGTACCCAGTAATTTGTCTAAAGAAGCTAACAAAACAGTTGTGTGTGTAAACAGTAAGTTGACTAGTACTCCAGTAATTTGTTTAAAGAAGCTAACAAAACATTTGTGTATGTAAACAGTAAGTTGACCAGTACTCCAGTAATTTGTTTAAAGAAGCTAACAAAACATTTGTGTATGTAAACAGTAAGTTGACCAGTACTCCAGTAATTTGTCTAAAGAAGCTAACAAAACAGTTGTGTGTGTAAACAGTAAGTTGACTAGTACTCCAGTAATTTGTTTAAAGAAGCTAACAAAACATTTGTGTATGTAAACAGTAAGTTGACCAGTACTCCAGTAATTTGTCTAAAGAAGCTAACAAAACAGTTGTATGTGTAAACAATAAGTTGACCAGTACTCCAGTAATTTGTTTGAAAAagctaataaaacaattttatgtgTGGGAACAATAAGTTAACTAATACTAAGTGattactacagggtgttcggaaagtcactgtggacttatatatttactaacagacaaaactgcacagtggctttccgaacatcctgtatttGTACTATTGAGTTAATAGGTAGTAAACCTCTTTATGTTGGATACTATTTGTCATACTCAATTCATAGGCAGTAACTGGTTATCCGTGTGTTGGAGACTACTTGTACTACTCAATTAAGAGTTTGTAACCATCTGTTTGACATTAACCAACCTTACTGTTTTATCAGTGATTTGGTGTTAGTCTAAAGATAGAGGCTTACCCAACTGCTACCCTCAATGTTGTTAAGTATTAGTTGCAGCTCAGCAGTTATGAATCTTCAGcgtcttctttgtttgttaagtatgcagtttatttttaagtttatgtttATACCATTATGTAAATACTGTTTCAGAGTTTTTTGTGTTCATATATCTTTTGTGTACatacttttaacagtttgtttgtatacatttgtttacatgtttttacagttttttaaacatgtttttagttattgttgttttcgttGATcacttcataactttaatttcttactttccataattcttgcaaaaaagaaaaatttaatttaaggAAGTTTCTGTATGTTTTTCAAATGTTGTCTCcaactttcagtttgtttttgtgcCATGTAAAGTGATCCATTCCCATGTGAAGTTGTCCCTTAGTTGGCCAATCCTGTATTGAAATGTGACATGCATACATTTCTGTTTCTTTGAGCAATCGTCAAGTAATTCTTATATGAACCTTTATGAAATCtacattattcatatttttatattgactcaCATTATAATCTGGTTGACTTCACTTTCTGTTCCTTGACAGAACTGTTGTTTACCAAAAgcttattataattttgttactttctgtttaataccagactatttatgaaaatattattccAAGTCCATTCTAAAAGTGTTACTGTTTTACATGAACCAGTTCTGAAACGTacgtttgaaaatgttaaattttggtAGAAATTAAAACCCTAAACTATGTATGTAAACAGtgttaaaccttttattttatttgaaaatttccttATAGAACTATAAGATTCTTATAATAGCttccaaaaatgtttttatgatagtctaataagttcacattatagtataatatataaatattggttGAAGGACCCTTCTATTTGTAGATGGTTTCCAAAGTCAGTGGCTTGTTACGGAGCTTATTGGTACAAAGCATTTCCCCTTGACATGAGTCAATTCGACAATCTTCTGTGCTCTACCAGGATCCCACGGCATGGGCAAGATGAAATACAGGCAgaacaaacatctaaacacaTGGCAGTGCTGAGAAAGGGACACATTTATGTCTTTGATGCTTTGGATCAAGATGGTaattttttcaatttcatttaaaaaaaaatagaaggtttaaaaaggtttttaaaggtttttatttacCTTACTGTGTAATTTATACTATCTTTATGACCCAGTATGTTCTATCTCAGTAGagaaacttaaaacataaaagtaacattaaGAAATGCAAAAAATCAGGTTCTGTTTACTTTAGACTTGTTACCTAACACCTTAAGGAGGAACACTAAAACTTGGTTCTGTTTACTTTAGACTGGTTACCTAACACCTTAAGGAGGAACACTAAAACTTGGTTCTGTTTACTTTAGACTGGTTACCTAACACCTTAAGGAGGAACACTAAAACTTGGTTCTGTTTACTTTAGACTGGTTACCTAACACCTTGAGAAGGAATGCCAAAACTTGGTTCTCTTGACTTGAGTGCTAAGTTTGTAATTacacacaaaactgcacagtgggctggctatctgtgcttttcccaccTTAGATATCTAAACCCAGTTTCCAGCACTGTAAGCTGAAAGagatactgctgtgccactgggagatattaagtaataaatatagctCACAATGGATGtaatttcagtattaaaattGACTGAACTATGTTAAGAACATTGGGGAAGATGTTAAAGTAATATTAGGAACTTAatgttactgaatattttaaagtaatgttacaaacatttttcaaaatgtaactcTAGATCAGAAAAGTAAAGtcaatgattttaataaattattgatatCGTGTATCATTAAAACTGAAAACCAGCATACATATGTAAGTAGAGTACATTGAATTATCATGTAGATTTGTTTATTGGTAACAATAGTTTCAATCACAATTCCAGTAATATCTTGAGAGATTCAGTTAGCTCAGGCAATTTCAAGTTACTTCTAAATTCATACATGAAgttaacaatacacaataatattataaaatctaTAACTTATTGGAAATTATTTCTAGAAATATTGATTGCACTAACTTCAAAGAAAATTGGAGTATGGTATTATACACAAATCACAGGAAAACAGTGAGTTTCTTTTAAGATACACGCACATGaacataaaactttataaatattcatgCATTTTCAGCTGTGGAAAACCTGAGAAAAATTGCTAAACTTATTTTCAATTTGAAACTTTGTGATAACTGTATTAATACATGAACATTTTAGACTTTATGTGAATCAAGCTTCTGATGCTAACAGTTAAGTAGTTAATGGTAAAGTTCCATAATTGTTATTTCATAGGTAACATCTTCCCTCCATCCCATCTCTATAGCTGCTTAGCTTACATCTTGACTGACAACCATCCTGTTCCGACCCACCCTGTGGGTGTTCTCACTACTGAGAATCGAGACCAGTGGGCCACTGTTAGAGAGATGCTCAAAGATGCTGGCAATAAGGAGCAGCTACGTTTGATAGACAGTGCAATATATGTTATGGTTTTCGAGGATGAAACAGTAGGTGAAGACCACATTAAGGCAGCTAGCACTATGCTTCATGGCCCATTTGGAAATAGGTACATGGTATTTCTGGATAAGATAAGCTTAAACAAGCTGTACATGTAGTGTTGTGTCATGATATTAACTtaaagttttgaagaaaaaaagtgCCTTAgacatacattattattttatttattgctcatGACATTGAAATGTCAGTATAGTTTTAAACCTTATAAGTAATGTAATTACTTAGAAATTCCTTAATTTCATTAACCAGAGTCATAATACCTTACAAGTacttgaataaattatattattagtgGCCAAAAGTTAGCATATGGAAAAATTGTAACTTTCCAAAACTGATCAGTTTCCATTTGACAATCCAGGTGGTTCGACAAATCGTTCCAACTAATCATTACTAAGGATGGGAAAGCTGCACTGAACTTTGAGCATGCATGGGGAGATGGTGTAGCAGTCTTAAGGTTttttaatgaagtttacaaaGATTCAATAGAAAATCACCATATCCATCCAAACTCCACCATTCCATCTGATATAGATCCTTCTCAGTTTGTCAGGAGACTTGGTATGTAAAAGATGGGGTTATGTGCAGTTATTTTCTCAAGGGAGTTTATCTAGTTGTAAGTAATAAGCAGTACGTATACACATATATTTGAATTgtgtaactaataaaaaaaaaaaaaaaaaaagctgaaactAAAGTTTAACtctctcaatacaggcttggtctatatgactgaccatgtgacctctttgtaattgtttaaagtatttttagatttaatacttctaactttcaatatactgtgtatatcttcacaaaatttggcagtatttgggttaatattataagtctttaacatacaaaaaaggttcatattttcagtgaagtattattaataaaaataaaataaagatttgctcataaatatagtgtttgttttgaatagttcatgtgtaaaataatttttgtataaaaattgaaaatacttttccttatctcaaaaatctcaaacttccATTGTGTAATCCTTATGacttcttaaatacatttcaagtgtttgttttcagtgaaacttgatagtttgttattttctttaatctTACTCAAAACAGACTGGTCAATTTGGCCAACCTCATAACTATGATAAAGAatcaaaatatatctaaattaaCCTTTTCTtcctttctagaatgacttcatattgtaatatgaaaccatATACATTTATTCTAAGCAGCTGTAAGTTCATAACAATGTACACctacttataattaaattttatagttttatttcccCTTCAACCATGACTAACTACTGTCCATGccaatataagttgtaaatcactttgGATGTGCAGCTCACTAtacactattgaattacattacccatgagctacAACAAATAGTATAAAGAGCTCAAGTGCatgccttgtgaaacattttaaatctattattgtttatattacttaatctataatattaaataacttaaaaagatatttttaccttctagttgcttttataattttagttagagaataaatataaaaaacaagaaataaagtacttatccagtctttttttattttgttcttggtTCTCTAAAAGTattgtaattaatcatttttatttaattaaatagtgcTTCAAACAATATAGACAAAGTCCCTTACCTCTCAAAAATATTCTTGCTTTTCAATTCTGAgacaacagttattacaaattcatccaaactaGTTGTTAACTGTTCCCCAGAAATGATGTTGGTACTGCAAGTAAAACTGACATTtaactgttcaaaacataatattacacaGCATGTCATTCGGTAAAGTAAATCCTTGACTTTATTTTGGTTATaggtaatttataattaaacataagagtgaactattaatgaattatgaaagagaGTATGTGGCAGGAGGGGTCAGATTTTCTATTGATAGTTttgtaactaaacaaaattgaagactataaTAACTGTAGTTTGTTTGATCAATGATGATTTTACAGAGAGTAGTTTAcattgaatttcatttttttttaggggtggtggataaaatatgGATGTTGACGTGCTAAGATAAAATGtgtcacactaggggaaattctggacctttttaaatattgctttgtAGAATTgtgaacttaaaacttgtatactattaaaatatgaattactaAGTAAGATTTTATACTATTCTAATTGATATAATGTAAAcagaaagtagtttaataatattttgaatatgacattctgaaaatttgtgttacatccAGTGAAGGATACCCAGGGTgataaggttaaaataataaagtattagaaCTTGTATCAAGCCATAAGTCACCAACTTAGCAGTATGTATTAATCGTTgaattacatttttcttgtaaTAATAGTTGTAAAAGTTTGTGAACACTGTAAATAAATTTATCACACATCTTATAAATTACACTCCTTTGAGTTGTTCCCCTGTTGTATTTCTTTATGCCACTCCCCATGGCATCTTAGTAAGTAGGTTTGTTATGGAATTAGTTGATGATGATATAACCTTCCACATAGATTCttgtaaagatattttgaaaagcTATACTGTATTTAACAACCTAAACATTATCCATGTGGCTGTTgccatttataaattataacaataaaaatgttgtacATTTCAGGTTAACCTATAGGCTCTACGTGTGAGCCACATATTGCCCATTGCTATTGCAAACCAGTTATTTGCGTATACCTTTCTGATTTATCTtacttttcaaagtatttttgtaATACATGTTTATCTTGGGTGTTGATAGAGACTTAAACAAGATcagaaatatgtaataaatttatcaacttatgtaaaaaaacaacaaacataacaaCCTACACTCATCAAGCAGTAATGTGTTAACcatgatttttttctttccattctAAAATTTACAGAGTTCAGTATGAATGAACCCATCAAGACTGCTATTCACAAGGCACAGGATAATTACGAGAAGCTGACGAGCACCGTCAGACTACATGTGATGCAGTATGAAAGAATGAATCGTGATTTCATAAAGAAACAGCGTCTGAGCCCTGATGCTATTATGCAACTGGCTTTTCAAGTGTGTTTACTGTCAgatttttatatgaaacatgtttactttagagttgtaattaaaaatatttcttgaaaaatatatgATTTGGAAAATATGTACGTTACGTACTTAAACAGACCTAAATGCAtttaacactactaaatattGCTTCAGTAATTGGTACGGTGTGTCAGATTATTGTTACTGTGTAAGACAACATCATCTGATGTGTCCTGTTTAAACCTTTGTGTTTCAGCTTACAGTTTATATGTCATTAACCATTAGTATTAATTTTGCATTGCACTAAAAAAATTATCTGATTGTTACAAAGCTTAGTAAAATATCGCCAGAAAAATTAACATGAGTAGGAACGTGGCTTCTTCAGTGGTTTACAATCAACTATTCAGTTTAGTTATGTTCTTAATACCAGTTTCTTGTAACATAGTTGCCACATTTAATTATATGCAACTCCATCATCGTGGATTTAGTTGTTGTTTCTGTGGTTTGTTTTACCCACCAGAGTAATTTAACAACAAAGCACAGCATGTATGTTA
Proteins encoded in this window:
- the CPT2 gene encoding carnitine palmitoyltransferase 2 isoform X4, encoding MSAALLLLVIRKECYRKLSSFHRISYHRSLGNNFNVTSTAAGLQQVGSSFQPNHGIGNDAPSSLVVYCRHLSSKHANDSYQYLEKCSLPTMYFQASLPRLPIPELEKTCERYLTALKPIISQDQMKKTEEIVNRFRSGEGKVLHDELVALDKQHRYTSYISGPWFEMYLKSRLPLVINFNPFMAFKDDPKHEYNHQLVRATNMLVSSLRFFKSLKENLLKPEVFHLNPTKSDTEKFLKFIRWFPKSVACYGAYWYKAFPLDMSQFDNLLCSTRIPRHGQDEIQAEQTSKHMAVLRKGHIYVFDALDQDEFSMNEPIKTAIHKAQDNYEKLTSTVRLHVMQYERMNRDFIKKQRLSPDAIMQLAFQMAYYKQYGKTVATYESCSTSAFKHGRTETLRPATMATKKCTEAFNSRCKPTPLELRSLLMECSKLHNKLTKEAAMGQGFDRHMFGLKHMALKKGTLFPEIFQDEAYIAANHFILSTSTLSGPAFQGGGFGAVVPNGYGLAYGFFENMLGCLVSSYDGFCDGKQFVECMESGLNEIHDVLYSTRSELDRDEDKRS
- the CPT2 gene encoding carnitine palmitoyltransferase 2 isoform X3; its protein translation is MYFQASLPRLPIPELEKTCERYLTALKPIISQDQMKKTEEIVNRFRSGEGKVLHDELVALDKQHRYTSYISGPWFEMYLKSRLPLVINFNPFMAFKDDPKHEYNHQLVRATNMLVSSLRFFKSLKENLLKPEVFHLNPTKSDTEKFLKFIRWFPKSVACYGAYWYKAFPLDMSQFDNLLCSTRIPRHGQDEIQAEQTSKHMAVLRKGHIYVFDALDQDGNIFPPSHLYSCLAYILTDNHPVPTHPVGVLTTENRDQWATVREMLKDAGNKEQLRLIDSAIYVMVFEDETVGEDHIKAASTMLHGPFGNRWFDKSFQLIITKDGKAALNFEHAWGDGVAVLRFFNEVYKDSIENHHIHPNSTIPSDIDPSQFVRRLEFSMNEPIKTAIHKAQDNYEKLTSTVRLHVMQYERMNRDFIKKQRLSPDAIMQLAFQMAYYKQYGKTVATYESCSTSAFKHGRTETLRPATMATKKCTEAFNSRCKPTPLELRSLLMECSKLHNKLTKEAAMGQGFDRHMFGLKHMALKKGTLFPEIFQDEAYIAANHFILSTSTLSGPAFQGGGFGAVVPNGYGLAYGFFENMLGCLVSSYDGFCDGKQFVECMESGLNEIHDVLYSTRSELDRDEDKRS
- the CPT2 gene encoding carnitine palmitoyltransferase 2 isoform X1, yielding MSAALLLLVIRKECYRKLSSFHRISYHRSLGNNFNVTSTAAGLQQVGSSFQPNHGIGNDAPSSLVVYCRHLSSKHANDSYQYLEKCSLPTMYFQASLPRLPIPELEKTCERYLTALKPIISQDQMKKTEEIVNRFRSGEGKVLHDELVALDKQHRYTSYISGPWFEMYLKSRLPLVINFNPFMAFKDDPKHEYNHQLVRATNMLVSSLRFFKSLKENLLKPEVFHLNPTKSDTEKFLKFIRWFPKSVACYGAYWYKAFPLDMSQFDNLLCSTRIPRHGQDEIQAEQTSKHMAVLRKGHIYVFDALDQDGNIFPPSHLYSCLAYILTDNHPVPTHPVGVLTTENRDQWATVREMLKDAGNKEQLRLIDSAIYVMVFEDETVGEDHIKAASTMLHGPFGNRWFDKSFQLIITKDGKAALNFEHAWGDGVAVLRFFNEVYKDSIENHHIHPNSTIPSDIDPSQFVRRLEFSMNEPIKTAIHKAQDNYEKLTSTVRLHVMQYERMNRDFIKKQRLSPDAIMQLAFQMAYYKQYGKTVATYESCSTSAFKHGRTETLRPATMATKKCTEAFNSRCKPTPLELRSLLMECSKLHNKLTKEAAMGQGFDRHMFGLKHMALKKGTLFPEIFQDEAYIAANHFILSTSTLSGPAFQGGGFGAVVPNGYGLAYGFFENMLGCLVSSYDGFCDGKQFVECMESGLNEIHDVLYSTRSELDRDEDKRS
- the CPT2 gene encoding carnitine palmitoyltransferase 2 isoform X2, with amino-acid sequence MSAALLLLVIRKECYRKLSSFHRISYHRSLGNNFNVTSTAAGLQQAPSSLVVYCRHLSSKHANDSYQYLEKCSLPTMYFQASLPRLPIPELEKTCERYLTALKPIISQDQMKKTEEIVNRFRSGEGKVLHDELVALDKQHRYTSYISGPWFEMYLKSRLPLVINFNPFMAFKDDPKHEYNHQLVRATNMLVSSLRFFKSLKENLLKPEVFHLNPTKSDTEKFLKFIRWFPKSVACYGAYWYKAFPLDMSQFDNLLCSTRIPRHGQDEIQAEQTSKHMAVLRKGHIYVFDALDQDGNIFPPSHLYSCLAYILTDNHPVPTHPVGVLTTENRDQWATVREMLKDAGNKEQLRLIDSAIYVMVFEDETVGEDHIKAASTMLHGPFGNRWFDKSFQLIITKDGKAALNFEHAWGDGVAVLRFFNEVYKDSIENHHIHPNSTIPSDIDPSQFVRRLEFSMNEPIKTAIHKAQDNYEKLTSTVRLHVMQYERMNRDFIKKQRLSPDAIMQLAFQMAYYKQYGKTVATYESCSTSAFKHGRTETLRPATMATKKCTEAFNSRCKPTPLELRSLLMECSKLHNKLTKEAAMGQGFDRHMFGLKHMALKKGTLFPEIFQDEAYIAANHFILSTSTLSGPAFQGGGFGAVVPNGYGLAYGFFENMLGCLVSSYDGFCDGKQFVECMESGLNEIHDVLYSTRSELDRDEDKRS